The proteins below come from a single Chryseobacterium nepalense genomic window:
- a CDS encoding YihY/virulence factor BrkB family protein, which produces MGLKLPKFIHKIQEFFDDIHIPLLGISLWQMFQIYIRGIFKDKIGRKAAAISWSFTISLFPFILFILSVIPYMPHYETLQYYIFDVLMHNVFPASMEGDVRSYIEASIVPNMKGISNLTIVLALVFATNGTFSLINGFNENTREKMSDVKEFILSFFITIGFVLIVFLALFGLYYSEVVLKQFTPVYDVSWLVNNLSEIIGFVSFPLFYFILLTLFYWLGTVKIARFRQAIPGAILTTVLFVLTTYLFALYIKNIARYNVLYGSIGSMILLMVWVNVNVYLLLFGNELNMAIRKLRIEKLLSDELRKSRNQNTDSDQDK; this is translated from the coding sequence ATGGGTCTGAAACTTCCAAAATTTATACATAAAATTCAAGAATTTTTTGATGATATACACATTCCCCTTTTGGGAATATCGCTGTGGCAAATGTTTCAGATTTATATCAGGGGAATTTTTAAAGACAAAATAGGAAGAAAAGCAGCGGCTATTTCCTGGAGTTTTACAATAAGTTTATTTCCTTTCATTCTCTTTATACTTTCGGTAATTCCCTATATGCCGCATTATGAAACCTTGCAGTATTATATCTTTGATGTACTGATGCATAATGTTTTCCCTGCAAGTATGGAAGGAGATGTACGAAGTTATATTGAAGCAAGTATCGTCCCGAATATGAAGGGAATCAGTAATCTGACTATTGTTCTTGCCTTGGTTTTTGCCACGAACGGAACGTTTTCACTCATCAATGGATTCAATGAAAATACCCGCGAAAAGATGAGCGATGTCAAAGAATTTATACTTTCTTTTTTTATTACCATCGGCTTTGTGCTGATTGTTTTTCTTGCACTTTTCGGATTGTATTATTCTGAAGTGGTGTTAAAGCAGTTTACACCTGTTTATGATGTTTCATGGCTGGTTAATAACCTTTCGGAAATTATCGGTTTTGTTTCCTTTCCTTTATTTTATTTTATTCTTCTTACGCTGTTTTACTGGTTGGGAACCGTAAAAATTGCAAGATTCAGGCAGGCTATTCCGGGAGCAATCTTAACCACAGTACTATTTGTGTTAACGACCTACCTTTTCGCATTATATATAAAGAATATTGCGCGCTACAACGTGCTTTACGGATCAATCGGAAGTATGATTCTTCTGATGGTGTGGGTAAATGTAAACGTTTATCTTCTCCTTTTCGGAAACGAATTGAATATGGCCATCAGAAAGCTAAGGATCGAAAAACTATTGTCTGACGAATTGAGAAAATCAAGAAATCAAAATACTGATTCCGATCAAGATAAATAA
- a CDS encoding RelA/SpoT family protein produces the protein MSYDLEQENKEILARYKDLISNTYRTLDEENNKLIRKAFDIALDAHKDQRRKSGEPYIYHPIAVAKIVATEIGLGATSIACALLHDVVEDSDYTYEDLKKIFGEKIANIVNGLTKISIMNHQNISVQSENYRKLLLTLSEDFRVILIKIADRLHNMRTLESMAPDKQKKIASETVYIYAPMAHRLGLYNIKSELEDLSLKYNNPDVYTEITQKLELAKESRERYIEEFKKEVSEKLHEEGLNFKIKGRAKAISSIYRKMLKQGVSFEEVYDNYAIRIIYKSDAKNEKFLAWKIYSIVTDVYHSNPSRMRDWITQPRSTGYESLHLTVLGPDKKWIEVQIRSERMDEIAEKGVAAHYKYKEGYKQSSEDRNFENWVTEIREVLEQQQNLSTSELLDNIKLNLYSKEVFVFTPKGEIKILPTNATALDFAFSVHSDLGMKCLGAKINGKLVPISYVLQNGDQVDILSSQNQKPKSDWLEFVVTSKAKSKIKSYLNSQKNQLVEEGKEILQRKLRHAKINFNDDEVNKLQKFFNLKTSQELFLKFQSNELDASSLRKYIESKNVFNNLLSRFRKSPSKNTAFVEPKEQNLDMIVFGKDEEKLNYTYAKCCTVIPGDKIFGFITISDGIKVHSDNCPNAINLRAQYDYRVIPAKWVNAESFKNRVKIEIEGLDRMGMINDITTVISGAMGMDMKSMSIESNDGIFTGTINLEVKNKSQLEQTFKKLNDINGVSKVRRLQS, from the coding sequence ATGAGTTACGACTTAGAACAAGAAAATAAAGAAATACTCGCCAGATATAAAGATCTGATTTCTAACACATACCGCACTTTGGATGAGGAAAATAATAAACTTATCCGAAAAGCATTTGATATTGCGCTGGACGCTCATAAAGATCAGCGGAGAAAATCCGGGGAACCGTATATTTACCACCCTATTGCCGTAGCGAAAATTGTAGCTACGGAAATCGGTCTTGGAGCTACGTCGATTGCCTGCGCACTGTTGCATGATGTAGTTGAGGATTCTGATTATACCTATGAAGATCTGAAGAAAATTTTTGGTGAGAAAATAGCCAATATTGTCAACGGACTTACCAAGATCTCCATCATGAACCATCAGAACATATCGGTTCAGTCGGAGAATTACAGAAAGCTTCTTCTTACCCTTTCGGAAGATTTCAGGGTGATTCTGATCAAAATAGCAGACCGGCTTCATAACATGCGTACGCTGGAAAGCATGGCTCCGGACAAGCAGAAAAAAATTGCTTCCGAAACCGTGTATATTTATGCTCCTATGGCGCACCGTTTAGGTTTGTACAACATCAAATCCGAGCTTGAAGACCTCTCCTTAAAATATAATAATCCCGACGTTTATACTGAAATTACACAGAAACTCGAGCTGGCCAAAGAAAGCCGCGAACGTTACATTGAAGAATTCAAAAAAGAAGTTTCTGAAAAGCTGCACGAAGAAGGCCTGAATTTTAAGATAAAAGGGCGTGCAAAAGCGATCTCTTCCATTTACAGAAAAATGCTGAAGCAGGGAGTTTCTTTTGAGGAAGTGTATGATAATTACGCCATAAGGATTATTTATAAATCTGATGCGAAGAATGAAAAATTTCTGGCCTGGAAAATTTACTCTATTGTAACGGACGTTTATCACAGTAATCCTTCCAGAATGCGTGACTGGATCACGCAACCACGTTCTACAGGATACGAAAGTCTGCACCTTACGGTTTTAGGACCGGACAAGAAGTGGATTGAAGTACAGATCCGCTCCGAAAGAATGGATGAAATTGCAGAAAAAGGTGTTGCTGCTCACTATAAATACAAAGAAGGATACAAACAAAGCTCCGAAGACAGGAATTTTGAAAACTGGGTAACTGAAATCCGTGAAGTACTGGAGCAACAGCAGAATCTTTCCACTTCCGAGCTTCTGGATAATATAAAACTCAATCTTTACTCCAAGGAAGTTTTTGTTTTCACTCCTAAAGGGGAAATTAAAATTCTGCCAACTAATGCAACAGCCCTTGATTTTGCTTTCTCGGTACACTCAGACTTGGGGATGAAATGTTTGGGTGCAAAAATCAATGGAAAACTTGTTCCGATTTCGTATGTATTACAGAACGGAGACCAGGTTGATATACTTTCGTCACAAAACCAGAAACCAAAATCCGACTGGCTGGAGTTTGTGGTTACCTCAAAAGCCAAATCGAAAATCAAGAGTTATTTAAACTCACAAAAAAATCAGCTGGTAGAGGAAGGAAAAGAAATTCTTCAGCGAAAGCTTCGCCATGCCAAGATTAATTTTAATGATGATGAAGTGAATAAGCTTCAGAAATTTTTTAACCTCAAAACCTCGCAGGAGCTGTTTCTTAAATTTCAAAGCAATGAACTTGACGCAAGCAGCCTGAGAAAATATATTGAAAGTAAAAACGTATTCAACAACCTGCTTTCAAGATTCAGGAAATCCCCTTCAAAAAATACTGCTTTTGTAGAGCCTAAAGAGCAGAACCTGGATATGATTGTCTTCGGTAAAGACGAAGAAAAGCTCAATTATACCTACGCAAAATGCTGTACGGTAATTCCGGGAGATAAGATTTTCGGATTTATTACCATTTCGGACGGAATCAAAGTACACAGCGACAACTGCCCGAATGCCATTAATCTCCGTGCGCAGTATGATTACAGAGTAATCCCTGCCAAATGGGTAAATGCGGAAAGTTTCAAAAACAGAGTGAAAATAGAGATTGAAGGGCTCGACAGGATGGGAATGATCAACGATATTACAACCGTAATCAGCGGTGCGATGGGAATGGATATGAAAAGTATGTCTATTGAATCCAATGACGGTATTTTCACAGGAACTATTAATCTCGAAGTAAAAAATAAAAGTCAGCTTGAACAAACCTTTAAAAAACTCAATGATATTAATGGAGTTTCGAAGGTGAGAAGACTGCAGTCTTAG
- the acs gene encoding acetate--CoA ligase, whose translation MRNYLIEDLPHYFEDYKKSIKNPKKFWDKIADENFVWYQRWSKVVKYDMNEAKISWFKNAKLNITKNCLDRHLSVRGDKTAIIWEPNDPKEEAQHISYSELYTRVNKTANVLREMGIEKGDRVCIYLPMIPELAVTMLACAKLGAIHSVIFAGFSASAVASRVNDCGAKMVITSDGSYRGNKVLDLKSIVDEALEKTPTVEKVLVVKRTHNDIKMKEHRDFWMEDLYENASPDFVSVIMDAEDPLFILYTSGSTGKPKGMLHTCAGYMVYTAYTFKNVFNYKENDIYWCTADIGWITGHSYILYGPLLNGATTVIFEGVPTYPEPDRFWEVIEKHKVTQFYTAPTAIRSLAKESVEWVDKHDLSTLKVIGSVGEPINEEAWHWFNDHVGKKKCPVVDTWWQTETGGIMISPLPFVTPTKPTYATLPLPGIQPVLMDDKRNEIMGNQVTGNLCIRFPWPGIARTIWGDHQRYKETYFTAFPGKYFTGDGALRDEVGYYRITGRVDDVIIVSGHNLGTAPIEDSINQHPAVAESAIVGYPHDIKGNALYGYVVLKETGESRQRENLKKEINQLISEQIGPIAKLDKIQFVSGLPKTRSGKIMRRILRKIAEGDFSNFGDITTLLNPEIVEEIKNERV comes from the coding sequence ATGAGAAATTACCTGATAGAAGATTTACCACATTATTTTGAAGATTACAAAAAATCGATTAAAAATCCTAAAAAATTCTGGGATAAAATAGCTGATGAAAATTTTGTATGGTACCAACGCTGGAGTAAAGTTGTAAAATACGATATGAATGAAGCCAAAATTTCATGGTTTAAAAATGCTAAATTAAATATTACCAAAAACTGTCTGGACAGGCATCTTTCCGTAAGAGGAGATAAGACTGCCATTATCTGGGAACCCAACGATCCCAAAGAAGAAGCACAACATATTTCTTACAGTGAATTATATACCAGAGTAAATAAAACGGCTAATGTTTTACGGGAAATGGGTATTGAAAAAGGAGACCGGGTATGCATTTATCTTCCGATGATTCCGGAACTGGCAGTCACTATGCTGGCTTGTGCAAAACTGGGAGCTATTCATTCTGTGATCTTTGCCGGGTTTTCAGCCTCTGCCGTAGCTTCGAGAGTAAATGACTGCGGAGCAAAAATGGTGATTACTTCCGATGGCAGCTACAGAGGTAATAAAGTTTTAGATTTAAAAAGTATCGTTGATGAAGCTTTAGAAAAAACACCAACCGTAGAAAAAGTGCTCGTTGTAAAAAGAACCCATAACGACATCAAAATGAAGGAACACAGAGATTTCTGGATGGAAGACCTTTATGAAAATGCCTCCCCTGATTTTGTCAGTGTGATTATGGATGCAGAAGATCCGCTTTTTATTTTGTATACTTCCGGTTCTACCGGCAAGCCGAAAGGAATGCTCCATACCTGTGCAGGATACATGGTATATACAGCTTATACTTTTAAAAATGTATTTAATTATAAAGAAAACGACATTTATTGGTGCACAGCCGATATAGGCTGGATCACAGGACATTCCTACATCCTTTACGGTCCGCTTCTGAATGGTGCAACAACCGTTATTTTCGAAGGAGTACCAACATATCCTGAACCGGACAGATTTTGGGAAGTAATTGAAAAACATAAAGTTACCCAATTCTACACTGCCCCTACGGCAATCCGTTCACTAGCTAAAGAAAGTGTGGAATGGGTAGACAAGCATGATTTAAGCACATTAAAAGTTATTGGATCTGTAGGTGAACCAATTAATGAAGAAGCATGGCATTGGTTTAATGACCATGTAGGCAAGAAAAAATGTCCAGTTGTAGATACATGGTGGCAAACAGAAACCGGTGGAATCATGATCTCTCCTCTCCCATTTGTAACCCCTACCAAGCCAACATACGCCACATTACCATTACCGGGAATCCAGCCGGTTTTAATGGATGACAAACGTAATGAAATCATGGGCAACCAGGTTACCGGAAATCTTTGCATCCGTTTTCCATGGCCGGGTATTGCCAGAACCATCTGGGGAGACCATCAACGGTATAAAGAGACCTATTTTACCGCTTTCCCCGGAAAATATTTTACCGGTGACGGCGCGCTTCGCGATGAAGTTGGATATTACAGAATCACTGGGCGTGTGGACGATGTGATTATCGTTTCCGGGCACAATCTGGGAACTGCTCCGATTGAAGACAGCATCAACCAGCATCCTGCCGTGGCGGAGTCTGCTATTGTGGGGTATCCTCACGACATTAAAGGAAATGCACTCTACGGTTATGTTGTTTTAAAAGAAACAGGGGAAAGCAGACAAAGGGAAAATCTTAAAAAAGAAATCAATCAGCTTATTTCGGAACAGATCGGCCCGATTGCAAAACTGGATAAAATTCAGTTTGTTTCCGGATTGCCAAAAACACGTTCAGGAAAAATTATGCGAAGAATATTACGGAAGATTGCAGAAGGGGACTTCAGTAATTTCGGGGATATTACCACACTGTTAAATCCTGAAATCGTGGAAGAAATAAAAAATGAAAGAGTTTAA
- a CDS encoding AMP-binding protein, with translation MNAENLFQRSIENKESFWKEQAKEIDWFQFPSQILSKDENDYTQWFTDGKLNMCYLCIDKHINDGHGEQIAVIYDSPVTEQKKTYTFNQAKEEISKLAGGLVSLGLKRGDTAVIYMPMIPQTLFAMLACARIGVIHNVVFGGFAPHELVVRIDDCKPKALITATAGVEIAKRIPYLPLVEKAIELAQDKVENIIVFNRRLADNQHEMFDGLIDYEELIRQSEPADCVSVESTHPLYLLYTSGTTGKPKGITRDTGGYATALKFSMKYIYDAEPGETYWAASDFGWAVGHSFSVYGPLINRNTTVIFEGKPIMTPDAGTFWRIISEYKVSVMFTAPTAIRAIKKEDPNGELVKKYDLSHFKKQFLAGERCDVATLDWFAEHIGVPAIDHWWQTESGWPMLGLMTFGENYKIKRASAGKPIPGYDITIFDENGYELDAHHEGYLVIKLPLPPGALLGIWNDNDRFQKSYLSQYQGYYFSGDGAIKDEDGYIFITGRVDDVINVAGHRLSTSEMEEIVSSHPDVAECAVVGIDDELKGQIPFATIVLKNGSKISEEEVEKDIVKNVREKIGAVACLKNVMTVKRLPKTRSGKTLRKLIRTLLDKKEFQIPSTIDDEKIIDEIQQKIIEYRAEKKN, from the coding sequence ATGAATGCAGAAAATTTATTTCAAAGAAGTATAGAAAATAAAGAAAGTTTCTGGAAAGAACAGGCAAAGGAAATCGACTGGTTTCAATTTCCTTCACAAATTCTTTCCAAAGACGAAAATGATTACACCCAATGGTTTACCGATGGAAAATTGAATATGTGTTATTTATGCATAGACAAGCATATCAATGATGGTCATGGAGAACAAATCGCAGTGATCTATGACTCACCGGTAACGGAGCAAAAGAAAACATATACTTTCAATCAGGCGAAAGAGGAAATTTCGAAATTAGCGGGAGGCTTGGTTTCTTTAGGCTTAAAAAGGGGCGATACCGCGGTTATTTATATGCCAATGATTCCACAGACGCTTTTTGCCATGCTGGCCTGTGCAAGAATCGGTGTTATACACAATGTTGTTTTCGGAGGTTTTGCACCGCATGAACTCGTAGTAAGAATTGATGATTGTAAACCTAAAGCCTTAATAACAGCAACAGCAGGGGTAGAAATCGCCAAAAGGATTCCGTATTTGCCTTTAGTTGAAAAAGCCATTGAATTAGCACAGGATAAAGTAGAAAACATCATCGTTTTTAACAGGAGATTAGCGGACAACCAACATGAAATGTTTGACGGATTAATTGATTATGAAGAATTGATCCGGCAGTCAGAACCAGCAGATTGCGTTTCCGTTGAATCTACACATCCACTCTATTTATTATATACATCAGGAACCACAGGAAAACCGAAAGGAATTACGCGTGATACCGGTGGCTATGCCACAGCACTGAAATTTTCCATGAAATACATTTATGATGCCGAACCCGGTGAAACATATTGGGCAGCTTCAGATTTCGGATGGGCGGTCGGTCATAGCTTTTCCGTCTACGGACCGTTAATAAACAGAAATACAACAGTCATTTTTGAAGGCAAACCTATAATGACGCCGGATGCCGGAACTTTCTGGAGAATTATTTCAGAATATAAAGTTTCCGTAATGTTTACGGCACCAACGGCAATCAGAGCTATAAAAAAGGAAGATCCGAACGGAGAACTGGTAAAAAAATATGATTTAAGCCATTTTAAAAAGCAGTTTCTGGCAGGTGAAAGATGTGACGTTGCCACACTGGACTGGTTTGCAGAACACATCGGAGTTCCCGCCATTGACCATTGGTGGCAGACCGAATCCGGCTGGCCAATGCTGGGATTAATGACTTTCGGTGAAAATTACAAGATAAAAAGAGCTTCTGCCGGAAAACCCATTCCCGGTTATGATATTACAATTTTTGATGAAAACGGATATGAGCTGGACGCCCACCATGAAGGTTATCTCGTGATTAAACTACCACTTCCTCCGGGAGCTTTGCTTGGAATCTGGAATGACAATGATCGTTTTCAAAAAAGCTATCTGTCGCAATATCAAGGCTATTATTTTTCAGGAGATGGCGCAATCAAGGATGAAGATGGCTATATTTTCATTACCGGAAGAGTTGACGATGTGATCAATGTTGCAGGACACCGGCTTTCAACCTCAGAAATGGAAGAGATTGTCTCATCCCATCCGGATGTGGCCGAATGTGCCGTAGTAGGAATTGATGATGAACTGAAAGGACAAATTCCTTTTGCTACGATTGTTTTGAAGAATGGCTCCAAAATTTCTGAAGAAGAAGTAGAAAAAGATATTGTGAAAAATGTACGTGAAAAAATTGGCGCCGTTGCCTGTCTTAAAAATGTAATGACTGTAAAACGTCTTCCTAAAACACGTTCTGGAAAAACATTAAGAAAACTCATCAGAACACTACTCGACAAAAAAGAATTTCAGATTCCCTCAACCATTGATGATGAGAAGATTATTGATGAAATTCAACAAAAAATCATCGAATACAGAGCAGAAAAGAAGAATTAA
- a CDS encoding response regulator transcription factor yields MKKIIIADDEHKILMSLEYSFKKNGYDVYIARDGTEVLEFLKNMIPDVILLDIMMPNLDGFSTLEIIKQNEKLRNTKVIFLSAKNNPKDIEKGLEMGADAYVTKPYSIKKLMQQIEEMFE; encoded by the coding sequence ATGAAAAAGATAATCATTGCAGATGATGAACACAAGATATTAATGTCACTGGAGTACAGCTTTAAGAAAAACGGCTACGACGTGTATATCGCCAGAGACGGAACCGAAGTTCTGGAATTTTTAAAAAATATGATTCCGGATGTTATTTTACTGGACATTATGATGCCCAATCTCGACGGTTTTAGCACGTTAGAGATCATTAAGCAAAATGAAAAATTACGAAATACGAAAGTCATCTTCCTGAGCGCAAAAAACAATCCGAAAGACATTGAAAAAGGCTTGGAGATGGGGGCTGATGCCTATGTTACAAAACCCTACTCTATCAAAAAACTGATGCAGCAAATCGAAGAAATGTTTGAATAG
- the tnpA gene encoding IS200/IS605 family transposase encodes MGTYRQIFYHIVFGTKHREPTINERNESELYKYIWGILKNKKCKLYRINGMPDHIHIFCDLHPNINLSNLVKDIKVATNLWMKESGLFPEFSGWQEGYGAFTNSIRDKEIIVEYIKNQKEHHKTEKFEDEFKKLLAEHGIESE; translated from the coding sequence ATGGGAACGTATCGACAAATATTTTATCATATCGTTTTCGGAACAAAACATCGAGAACCAACAATTAACGAAAGAAATGAATCAGAATTATACAAATATATTTGGGGTATTTTAAAAAATAAAAAATGTAAATTATACAGAATTAATGGAATGCCGGACCATATCCATATTTTCTGTGATCTCCATCCCAATATAAATCTCAGCAATCTGGTAAAAGACATTAAAGTTGCAACAAATTTATGGATGAAAGAATCAGGGTTATTTCCTGAATTTTCGGGATGGCAAGAAGGGTACGGAGCGTTTACCAATTCGATAAGAGACAAGGAAATAATTGTAGAATATATAAAGAATCAAAAAGAACATCATAAAACAGAAAAATTTGAAGATGAATTTAAAAAACTTTTAGCTGAACATGGAATTGAATCAGAATGA
- a CDS encoding ATP-binding protein, with protein sequence MSSFALFTVVLFYLALLFLVAYLAEKKKSKLWINNPYIYALSLAVYCTAWTYYGSIGVAATSGLNYLPIYIGPIIIIPAWIYINTRIVRISRVNKISSLADFISLRYGNSRSFSAVITIVCLLAIVPYIGLQIKAISETFHLVTETPMSKNILTDNATFVVVLIALFSSYYGTRYVDASEKRLGIISAIALESFLKLFFIIILGLFVIYFVFDGFSDIYQKASQFEDFKEKNTFNGVEGAMNWMVLCMISGTAICILPRQFHTAIVENRQEKHIKTAIWFFPLYLLIFTVFIFPIAWGGRLIFDGQKVNPEFYSILIPQHFNNTLITVLVFLGGLSSCISMIIISAITLSIMLSNNLIIPYGLLGKFKSENEIQNTRNITNIRKFSIFALIIMAFAFYKYFILKTSLDSVGLISFVVIAQLAPAFFGAIFWRRGSYKGAITGLLAGLIICYFGLIIPQYYFSYNQEFKGVLRDMYDAFDFFKISFLSRIPQIFFWSILVNTALFSIISVSVKGNYRERNFAELYVDIDKYIQNHENAFIWRGTAYVSDIKNILERFLGKSKTEQALRIFNLKYNIDSQTETADSRFIKFSENLLAGRIGTASAKILIEGVTKEDKISLKEVLNILEESKENITLNKKLTEQSEELQKLSDDLRNANENLIIKDLQKDDFLDSVAHELRTPITAIRSAGEILADDDDIPLEIKKEFLNNIITESDRLSEIINDILYLDKLEHGEIALHIQENNIIETYKKALNPLLHLIHQKNIHLSEVNLLNHFLFEYDEARMIQLFQNILGNALKFTDEQGTIQTKLSEKENQLVIKIFNTGKHIPEEDLEMIFDKFYQSKNQNILKPTGSGLGLAICKKIVQAQGGTISAENSGLGVTFTIILPSRKIGDKEPEGFNNNSRR encoded by the coding sequence ATGAGTAGTTTCGCTTTATTTACCGTGGTTTTGTTTTACCTGGCGCTTTTGTTCTTAGTCGCTTATCTGGCGGAGAAGAAAAAGAGTAAGCTATGGATCAACAATCCTTACATCTATGCACTTTCCCTGGCGGTATACTGCACAGCCTGGACCTACTATGGCAGCATAGGCGTTGCAGCAACAAGCGGACTCAACTATCTTCCAATCTATATCGGGCCTATCATCATTATTCCTGCATGGATCTACATCAATACACGAATTGTAAGGATCTCAAGGGTAAATAAGATCAGCAGCCTTGCAGACTTCATCTCCCTAAGATATGGAAACAGCAGAAGTTTTAGTGCAGTAATTACGATTGTCTGCCTTTTGGCTATCGTTCCGTATATCGGTTTACAGATTAAGGCAATTTCCGAGACTTTCCATTTGGTGACAGAAACACCAATGTCAAAAAATATCCTTACAGATAATGCGACTTTCGTGGTTGTTTTAATCGCTTTGTTTTCATCATATTACGGAACCAGATATGTGGATGCATCGGAAAAACGTTTGGGAATTATTTCTGCGATTGCTTTAGAAAGCTTCCTGAAATTGTTTTTCATTATTATTTTAGGACTTTTTGTGATTTATTTTGTGTTTGACGGATTTTCGGATATTTATCAAAAGGCAAGTCAGTTTGAAGATTTTAAAGAAAAAAATACGTTTAACGGTGTTGAAGGTGCGATGAACTGGATGGTTTTGTGTATGATTTCCGGAACAGCAATCTGTATACTTCCAAGGCAGTTTCATACCGCAATTGTGGAAAACAGACAAGAGAAACATATCAAAACAGCGATTTGGTTTTTCCCTCTTTACTTATTGATTTTCACTGTATTTATCTTTCCTATAGCTTGGGGTGGACGACTTATTTTCGACGGTCAGAAAGTAAATCCTGAATTCTACTCCATTTTAATTCCGCAGCATTTCAACAATACACTGATTACGGTTTTGGTGTTCCTAGGAGGATTAAGTTCCTGTATATCAATGATTATTATTTCGGCCATCACTTTATCCATTATGCTTTCCAATAACCTGATTATTCCGTATGGATTGTTAGGAAAATTCAAATCGGAAAACGAGATTCAGAATACCCGAAATATTACCAACATCCGAAAATTCAGCATTTTCGCATTGATTATCATGGCATTTGCCTTTTATAAATATTTTATTCTGAAAACTTCATTGGATTCTGTCGGGTTGATTTCATTTGTCGTTATTGCCCAGTTGGCGCCTGCATTTTTCGGAGCTATTTTCTGGCGAAGAGGAAGCTATAAAGGTGCTATTACAGGACTTTTAGCAGGACTGATCATTTGTTATTTCGGCTTAATAATTCCTCAGTATTATTTTTCCTATAATCAGGAATTCAAGGGAGTTCTAAGAGATATGTATGATGCTTTTGATTTCTTTAAAATCTCTTTTTTAAGCCGGATTCCTCAGATTTTCTTTTGGTCGATTTTAGTGAATACAGCGCTCTTCAGCATTATTTCGGTAAGTGTAAAAGGAAATTATCGTGAGCGAAATTTTGCCGAATTGTACGTTGATATTGATAAATACATCCAAAATCATGAGAATGCATTTATCTGGCGCGGAACTGCCTATGTATCAGATATTAAAAATATTCTTGAGCGATTTTTAGGTAAAAGCAAAACAGAGCAGGCCTTACGAATTTTTAATTTAAAATATAATATTGATTCTCAGACAGAAACTGCAGATTCAAGGTTTATCAAGTTTTCAGAAAATCTTCTCGCAGGAAGAATAGGAACAGCTTCAGCAAAAATATTAATCGAAGGTGTGACGAAAGAAGATAAAATTTCCTTAAAAGAGGTTTTAAACATTCTGGAAGAATCTAAAGAAAATATCACGCTTAATAAAAAACTCACCGAACAGTCGGAAGAGCTGCAAAAACTGTCCGATGATTTGCGAAATGCCAATGAAAATCTGATCATTAAAGACCTTCAGAAGGATGATTTCCTGGACTCTGTGGCGCACGAATTGAGGACGCCGATTACAGCAATCCGGTCTGCAGGAGAAATTCTGGCCGATGATGACGACATTCCTCTAGAAATCAAAAAAGAGTTTTTAAATAATATCATTACGGAATCCGACAGATTAAGTGAAATTATTAATGACATTCTCTATTTGGATAAACTGGAACACGGTGAAATAGCGCTACACATTCAGGAGAATAATATTATTGAAACCTATAAAAAGGCGTTAAATCCGCTTTTGCATCTTATCCATCAGAAAAACATTCATTTAAGCGAAGTTAATCTGCTCAATCATTTTTTATTTGAATATGACGAAGCCCGAATGATTCAATTATTTCAGAATATTTTGGGAAATGCCTTAAAATTTACCGATGAGCAGGGAACGATCCAGACAAAATTATCTGAAAAAGAAAACCAGCTGGTTATTAAAATTTTCAATACAGGAAAACATATCCCTGAAGAAGATCTGGAAATGATTTTTGATAAATTTTACCAGTCGAAAAATCAAAATATTTTAAAACCTACAGGAAGCGGACTGGGACTGGCAATTTGTAAAAAGATAGTTCAGGCACAAGGCGGAACCATCAGCGCGGAAAACAGCGGATTGGGCGTGACTTTTACAATTATTTTGCCAAGTAGAAAGATCGGTGATAAAGAACCCGAAGGGTTCAACAACAATAGCCGTAGGTAA
- a CDS encoding DUF6814 family protein, with translation MNGLKKILGILWIAIALVVGYFGITVLGIPKITSGKQEDLVFGIIILFVLMPIISGGMAIFGYYSLTGEYSDHKE, from the coding sequence ATGAACGGACTCAAAAAAATATTAGGCATACTTTGGATAGCCATTGCGTTGGTGGTGGGATATTTCGGAATTACAGTTTTAGGAATTCCAAAAATCACTTCAGGAAAACAGGAAGACTTGGTTTTCGGAATCATCATTCTTTTTGTACTGATGCCGATTATTTCCGGTGGAATGGCCATTTTCGGATATTATTCGCTCACGGGAGAATATTCTGACCATAAAGAATAA